A single region of the Desmonostoc muscorum LEGE 12446 genome encodes:
- a CDS encoding SDR family NAD(P)-dependent oxidoreductase, whose amino-acid sequence MNEYRSEKRVALVTGSTSGIGMAIAERLAKDGFTVAFHSKSSVLLGQSLAVAHSGASYFQADLSDQSQARNLIAQVLSHHGRLDVLVNNAGISATIPHTSLKEATPEIWRYLYEVNVIAPWTLIAEAENALHQSSNPECPSCILNISSHAGIRPKGASIPYSASKAALNHMTKLLALSLAPLIRVNAIAPGLVETPMSKNWTAARKLWEERSPMGRGAQPEEIAQVASMLVASHYLTGEIVISDGGLNLT is encoded by the coding sequence GTGAATGAATATAGAAGCGAGAAGAGAGTTGCTCTCGTTACTGGTTCAACATCTGGGATCGGAATGGCGATCGCAGAGCGACTTGCTAAAGATGGATTTACTGTTGCTTTTCATTCCAAGTCTTCAGTGCTGCTTGGGCAATCATTAGCGGTAGCTCATTCCGGTGCATCTTACTTTCAAGCTGATCTGTCCGATCAAAGCCAAGCGCGTAATTTGATTGCTCAAGTTTTATCGCATCACGGGCGGTTAGATGTGTTGGTAAATAATGCAGGGATTAGCGCCACAATTCCACATACATCCCTCAAAGAAGCTACACCGGAAATCTGGCGATATCTGTATGAGGTCAATGTCATTGCACCTTGGACGCTCATCGCAGAGGCTGAAAATGCCCTACATCAGTCATCTAATCCTGAATGTCCTAGCTGCATTCTTAATATTAGTTCTCATGCTGGGATTCGCCCGAAAGGAGCCTCAATTCCATATTCTGCAAGTAAAGCTGCTCTAAACCACATGACAAAGCTGCTTGCATTGAGTCTTGCCCCTTTGATTCGTGTGAATGCGATCGCACCGGGTTTAGTTGAAACTCCGATGAGCAAAAATTGGACAGCAGCCAGAAAGCTGTGGGAGGAGCGATCACCAATGGGACGGGGAGCGCAACCAGAAGAGATCGCACAGGTCGCTTCGATGCTGGTTGCAAGTCACTATCTTACAGGCGAGATTGTGATTTCAGACGGAGGGCTAAATCTTACTTGA